A window of the Mesorhizobium opportunistum WSM2075 genome harbors these coding sequences:
- the rocF gene encoding arginase, with protein MDCKILGAPVQDGAGRMGCEMGPSALRTAGLAGALRELGHQVADLGTILPATVRPLAHGNLALKALPEISAWTAGIAEAAYDVSADAMPIFLGGDHSISAGTVSGLARRAAEAGRPLFVLWLDAHPDFHTLDTTASGNLHGVPLAYASGQPGFGGYFPDLPAAVDPKRICAMGLRSVDPAEREALNRAGVTVHDMRAIDEHGIAPLLRAFLARVAAQDGLLHVSLDVDFLDPSIAPAVGTTVPGGATLREAHLVMEMLSDSGLVSSLDLVELNPFLDERGRTATLMVDLTASLMGRRIMDRPTLSHSGSF; from the coding sequence GTGGATTGCAAGATCTTGGGTGCGCCTGTGCAGGACGGTGCCGGCCGCATGGGCTGTGAAATGGGGCCGAGCGCCTTGCGGACCGCCGGGCTTGCCGGCGCGCTCAGGGAGCTTGGCCATCAGGTTGCGGACCTTGGCACGATCCTGCCGGCAACCGTGCGGCCGCTCGCGCATGGCAATCTGGCGCTGAAGGCGCTGCCGGAGATTTCGGCCTGGACGGCCGGTATCGCCGAGGCCGCCTATGACGTCAGCGCCGACGCCATGCCTATCTTTCTCGGCGGCGACCATTCGATCTCGGCAGGAACCGTTTCCGGTCTCGCCCGTCGCGCCGCCGAAGCCGGCCGGCCACTGTTCGTGCTGTGGCTCGACGCGCATCCCGATTTCCATACGCTGGACACCACGGCCAGCGGCAATCTGCATGGTGTTCCGCTTGCCTACGCCAGCGGCCAGCCTGGTTTCGGCGGCTATTTTCCGGACCTGCCGGCAGCGGTCGATCCCAAGCGGATCTGCGCCATGGGCCTGCGCAGCGTCGACCCGGCCGAACGCGAAGCGCTCAACCGGGCAGGCGTGACCGTGCACGACATGCGCGCCATCGACGAACACGGCATCGCGCCGCTGCTGCGCGCTTTCCTGGCGCGTGTGGCGGCGCAAGACGGGCTGCTGCATGTCAGCCTCGATGTCGACTTCCTCGATCCCTCGATCGCGCCTGCGGTCGGCACCACCGTTCCCGGCGGCGCGACCTTGCGCGAGGCGCATCTGGTGATGGAAATGCTGTCCGACAGCGGCCTCGTCTCCAGCCTGGATCTGGTCGAACTGAACCCCTTCCTGGACGAACGCGGCCGCACCGCGACGCTGATGGTCGACCTGACGGCAAGCCTGATGGGCCGCCGCATCATGGATCGCCCCACCCTCAGCCATTCCGGGAGTTTCTGA
- a CDS encoding Lrp/AsnC family transcriptional regulator, with amino-acid sequence MDSLDQKLITLLRHSARRSISDLASDLGVSRATARARMERLEQSGQIIGYTVILRAEAISSAVRGIMMIEIEGHAADRVIRALGGFAEVATIHTTNGRWDLVVELNTATLTDFDAILRRIRLVPGITGSETSLLLATPRSTKARL; translated from the coding sequence ATGGATTCACTCGACCAAAAGCTGATCACGTTGCTGCGCCATAGCGCGCGGCGGAGCATCTCAGACCTGGCAAGCGATCTCGGCGTTTCCCGCGCCACGGCAAGGGCGCGGATGGAGCGGCTCGAACAGTCGGGACAGATCATCGGCTACACCGTGATCCTGCGGGCCGAAGCGATCAGCTCGGCGGTCAGGGGCATCATGATGATCGAGATCGAAGGCCATGCCGCCGATCGCGTCATCCGTGCACTTGGCGGCTTTGCGGAGGTCGCGACCATTCATACCACCAACGGTCGCTGGGACCTTGTGGTCGAACTCAATACGGCCACCCTTACCGATTTCGATGCGATCCTGCGACGCATCCGGCTCGTTCCCGGCATTACCGGCAGCGAGACGAGCCTGCTGCTTGCCACGCCCCGCAGCACCAAAGCCCGGCTTTAG
- a CDS encoding GNAT family N-acetyltransferase, protein MKKNSKPVAVEAATAKDAPEIARLLSWAFGFGKARSDEYIANVGLGALRLLRGEGGRPHACAALLDTAHVFHGKPVPAANIAHVAIAPECRGRGLAVPFVDALCAEAQGKGAVVATLFASTRPVYRKSGFELAGHEIVYEAETASLPAVSRLAFERVELDDPRLAAAYAVKAGREAGLLSRGPAHWNELWREPTDALAAYLAEGDAAYVILDMGDEARLDVRDWHAASPDAAQGLLSFLARFRSVYPIVRWHGGPQDDLVAAMPDKGWRLAHQEEWLLRVLDPAAALRQRGYHADDIRLALSIGPADTALEIEIRGGAVEVRETTAGYQTVALQASAFVQIFTGFRSASKLAQYGQVVGDATAIRLCDQLFAGPPPWVAEHF, encoded by the coding sequence ATGAAAAAAAACTCCAAACCTGTGGCCGTCGAAGCAGCAACGGCCAAGGATGCGCCTGAAATCGCGCGCTTGTTGAGCTGGGCCTTCGGCTTCGGCAAGGCGCGGTCCGATGAATACATCGCCAATGTCGGCCTTGGCGCGCTCAGGCTGCTGCGGGGCGAGGGTGGGCGTCCGCATGCCTGCGCGGCGCTGCTCGATACGGCGCATGTCTTCCACGGCAAACCGGTGCCGGCGGCCAACATCGCGCATGTGGCGATCGCGCCGGAGTGTCGCGGCCGGGGGCTGGCGGTGCCTTTCGTCGACGCGTTATGCGCGGAGGCGCAAGGCAAAGGCGCCGTTGTCGCCACGCTGTTTGCCTCGACGCGGCCGGTCTACCGCAAGAGCGGCTTCGAGCTCGCCGGCCATGAGATCGTCTATGAAGCCGAGACGGCCAGCCTGCCGGCGGTGAGTCGGCTCGCCTTCGAGCGCGTCGAGTTGGACGATCCGCGCCTTGCCGCCGCCTATGCCGTCAAGGCGGGCCGCGAGGCCGGGCTGCTCAGCCGTGGGCCAGCGCATTGGAACGAACTGTGGCGAGAGCCGACCGACGCGCTCGCCGCCTATCTGGCGGAAGGCGATGCGGCCTATGTGATCCTAGATATGGGCGACGAGGCCCGTCTCGATGTCCGTGACTGGCACGCCGCTTCCCCTGACGCCGCGCAAGGGCTGCTGTCGTTCCTGGCCAGGTTCCGCTCGGTCTATCCGATCGTGCGCTGGCATGGCGGCCCGCAGGACGATCTGGTGGCGGCGATGCCTGACAAGGGCTGGCGGCTCGCCCATCAGGAGGAATGGCTGTTGCGGGTGCTCGATCCGGCCGCGGCGCTCCGCCAGCGCGGTTACCATGCCGACGACATCAGGCTGGCACTTAGCATCGGGCCGGCGGACACGGCGCTGGAGATCGAGATCAGGGGTGGTGCCGTCGAGGTTCGCGAGACGACCGCCGGTTATCAGACCGTTGCCCTGCAGGCCTCGGCATTCGTGCAGATATTCACGGGCTTTCGCAGCGCCTCGAAACTGGCGCAGTATGGCCAGGTGGTGGGCGATGCGACTGCCATACGTCTGTGTGATCAGCTGTTTGCCGGCCCGCCGCCCTGGGTGGCGGAACATTTCTAG
- a CDS encoding MurR/RpiR family transcriptional regulator has translation MTYALIASLRAAAGDMTPALARVAETVLAQPDATLRQSITELAEASASSEASVMRFCRDQGFAGFQDFKLALAKELATDERARDIGLPTDDIQRLVETAIISLRETEQLIVREDIAKAARQLLAATAIDCFGIAASAITAQYLAYKMTRIGKLSRALGDAHLAVMAAGTTQKGTVQVVISSSGSTIDAVRIAELARSQGAFVIGISNRSKSPLVAACDLALIASWPETPLTGGAFPSKISQLLIVDALAAEMMRQDPARLALLGRTAEVVSDRSF, from the coding sequence ATGACATACGCGCTTATCGCCTCGCTGAGGGCGGCGGCTGGAGACATGACGCCGGCGCTGGCGCGCGTCGCCGAAACAGTGCTGGCGCAGCCGGACGCCACTTTGCGCCAGAGCATCACCGAGCTTGCCGAGGCGTCCGCCTCGTCGGAGGCCAGCGTCATGCGCTTCTGCCGCGACCAGGGTTTTGCCGGCTTCCAGGACTTCAAGCTGGCGCTGGCCAAGGAACTGGCCACCGACGAGCGGGCGCGGGACATCGGCTTGCCGACCGATGACATCCAGCGGCTGGTGGAAACCGCCATCATCTCGCTGCGCGAAACCGAGCAGCTGATTGTCAGGGAAGACATTGCCAAGGCTGCGCGGCAGCTGCTGGCGGCGACGGCGATCGACTGCTTCGGCATCGCCGCTTCCGCCATCACGGCGCAATACCTCGCCTACAAGATGACCCGTATCGGCAAGCTCAGCCGCGCGCTCGGCGACGCTCATCTGGCGGTCATGGCGGCGGGAACCACGCAGAAGGGCACCGTGCAGGTGGTGATATCGAGTTCGGGTTCGACCATAGACGCGGTGCGGATCGCCGAGCTTGCCCGATCGCAAGGTGCCTTCGTCATCGGCATATCCAACCGCTCCAAAAGCCCGCTGGTCGCCGCCTGCGATCTCGCCCTGATCGCGTCCTGGCCGGAAACGCCGCTGACCGGCGGCGCCTTCCCGTCGAAGATCAGCCAGCTTTTGATCGTCGATGCGCTGGCGGCCGAGATGATGCGGCAGGATCCGGCGCGGCTCGCGCTGCTCGGGCGCACGGCGGAGGTCGTGAGTGACCGCAGCTTCTGA
- a CDS encoding N-acetylmannosamine kinase, producing the protein MTAASDRAVFAVDIGGTKIAAAEVRGGRLLDRRQTATPRTGRGDDLVAAIAGLAPRHAFDAIAVATTGIVRDGALTALNPQTLPIENGYPLARALEKALGVPPLVVNDAQAAAWAEFSLGAGRGFRNFAFFTVSTGIGCGLVIDGRLQTGATGLAGHSGHMMADPGGAICGCGRRGCLETIASGTALARRGSERLGRPVGAPDLFAAARQGNAIAAEVIASAVDALVDGFADLTAAVDVDCFAVGGGVGLADGFIAALEARSRLLPAVFQRPIVAAQAGADAGLLGAALLSEGNFHLK; encoded by the coding sequence GTGACCGCAGCTTCTGATCGCGCGGTCTTCGCCGTCGACATCGGCGGGACCAAGATCGCCGCCGCCGAAGTGCGCGGCGGGCGGTTGCTGGACAGGCGCCAGACGGCAACGCCGAGGACGGGCAGGGGCGACGATCTGGTCGCGGCGATCGCCGGTCTTGCGCCCAGGCACGCTTTCGACGCCATCGCCGTCGCCACCACCGGAATCGTTCGTGACGGTGCTCTGACCGCGCTCAACCCGCAGACACTGCCGATCGAGAACGGCTACCCGCTGGCCCGAGCGCTCGAAAAGGCGCTCGGCGTGCCGCCGCTCGTCGTCAACGATGCCCAGGCTGCGGCCTGGGCCGAGTTCTCGCTCGGCGCCGGTCGTGGCTTCCGCAACTTCGCGTTCTTCACCGTCTCCACCGGCATCGGTTGCGGCCTGGTGATCGACGGCCGCCTGCAGACCGGCGCGACGGGACTTGCCGGCCATTCCGGGCACATGATGGCCGATCCCGGCGGCGCGATTTGCGGGTGCGGCCGGCGCGGCTGCCTGGAGACGATCGCGTCTGGCACAGCACTCGCCCGTCGCGGCAGTGAGCGGCTCGGCCGCCCGGTTGGCGCGCCTGACCTGTTCGCGGCCGCCAGGCAAGGCAATGCGATCGCCGCCGAGGTGATCGCCTCCGCTGTCGACGCGCTGGTCGACGGCTTCGCCGATCTGACGGCGGCCGTCGATGTCGACTGCTTCGCGGTCGGCGGCGGCGTCGGGCTGGCGGATGGGTTCATTGCCGCCCTGGAGGCGCGCTCCCGGCTGTTGCCTGCCGTCTTCCAACGCCCCATCGTCGCAGCGCAGGCGGGCGCCGATGCCGGTCTGTTAGGGGCCGCACTGCTTTCTGAAGGAAATTTTCATCTAAAATAA
- a CDS encoding N-acetylmannosamine-6-phosphate 2-epimerase, translating into MQGDLLAQLDGMLVVSCQAESRMPLDAPEHIAAIARSVILGGAAGVRIEGVANIEAVRRRTGVPIIGLIKARRADTEIYITPTLANVASIIDAGADIVALDATNRPRPTDLEAMFGAIAAKGRLSMGDVSTLDEGKRAIDAGASLISTTMAGYTPYSNQQRGPDFQLMGQLAGAGLPFVAEGRIWTPQEAVRCFELGARFIVVGGAITRPDAITRGFVDKVASWSADPQLKRNKS; encoded by the coding sequence GTGCAAGGCGATCTACTTGCTCAGCTCGATGGAATGCTGGTCGTCTCGTGCCAGGCTGAATCCCGCATGCCGCTCGACGCCCCTGAGCACATTGCCGCCATTGCCCGATCGGTCATCCTTGGCGGCGCGGCCGGTGTGCGCATCGAGGGTGTCGCCAATATAGAGGCGGTCCGCCGGCGCACCGGCGTTCCCATCATCGGGCTGATCAAGGCCCGCCGTGCCGACACCGAAATCTACATCACGCCGACGCTCGCCAACGTGGCGTCGATTATCGACGCCGGGGCCGACATCGTCGCTCTTGACGCCACCAACCGGCCGCGCCCGACGGATCTTGAGGCGATGTTCGGTGCGATTGCTGCCAAGGGGCGCCTGTCGATGGGCGATGTCAGCACGCTCGACGAGGGCAAGCGCGCCATCGATGCCGGCGCCTCGCTGATCAGCACCACCATGGCCGGCTACACGCCTTATTCCAACCAGCAGCGCGGGCCGGATTTCCAGCTGATGGGGCAGCTTGCCGGCGCCGGCCTGCCGTTCGTCGCCGAGGGCCGCATCTGGACACCGCAGGAGGCGGTCCGCTGCTTCGAGCTCGGCGCACGCTTTATCGTCGTCGGCGGTGCCATCACACGGCCCGACGCCATAACCCGCGGCTTCGTCGATAAGGTCGCGTCGTGGAGCGCCGATCCGCAATTGAAGAGGAACAAGTCATGA
- a CDS encoding Gfo/Idh/MocA family protein, protein MIKRHRVAVIGAGFMGSMHAAIFAGMVGCELAAIVDPNLELAGAVAAKAPGCKVYPSHEALLTGERDLDLVSICTPDNLHLAPAVAVAKAGINIFVEKPISSTIEDAKAIIAACEAAKVKLGIGYLLRFDPRYAAAKELMTSGKIGEPIHIYARRNSARTEGPKRYGGKLPLALHVTVHDVDMVLWMLDGQHPVSVYAQQTDILLGASGTQDSLAAIVRFSGGTVVNFESAWSLPAGARHMIDARMELIGTEGSFEVQCGDSGLYYASNETSREIDTQHWPVVNGRLDGDLARQLGGLLAWLDGADMPIASGRDALRSLELTLAMMQSAQSGEIVRLGQA, encoded by the coding sequence ATGATCAAGCGCCACCGCGTCGCCGTTATCGGTGCGGGCTTCATGGGCTCCATGCACGCCGCCATCTTCGCTGGCATGGTCGGCTGCGAACTGGCGGCGATCGTCGATCCCAACCTGGAACTGGCCGGCGCTGTAGCCGCCAAGGCGCCGGGCTGCAAGGTCTACCCCAGCCATGAGGCGCTGCTGACGGGCGAACGCGATCTCGACCTCGTCTCGATCTGCACGCCCGACAACCTGCATCTGGCGCCGGCGGTTGCCGTGGCCAAGGCCGGCATCAACATCTTCGTCGAGAAGCCGATCTCTTCCACCATCGAGGATGCCAAAGCCATCATCGCTGCCTGCGAGGCGGCCAAGGTCAAACTCGGCATCGGCTACCTCCTGCGCTTCGATCCGCGCTATGCGGCGGCCAAGGAATTGATGACTTCGGGCAAAATCGGCGAGCCGATCCACATCTACGCCCGGCGCAACAGCGCCCGCACCGAAGGCCCCAAGCGCTATGGCGGCAAGCTGCCGCTGGCGCTGCATGTCACCGTGCACGACGTCGACATGGTGCTGTGGATGCTCGACGGGCAGCACCCGGTTTCGGTCTATGCCCAGCAGACCGACATTCTGCTCGGCGCCTCGGGCACGCAGGACAGCCTGGCCGCGATCGTGCGCTTCTCCGGCGGCACGGTGGTGAACTTCGAAAGCGCCTGGTCGCTGCCGGCCGGCGCGCGCCACATGATCGATGCCCGCATGGAGCTGATCGGCACCGAAGGCTCGTTCGAGGTCCAGTGCGGCGACAGCGGCCTCTACTACGCCAGCAACGAAACATCGCGCGAGATCGACACCCAGCATTGGCCTGTCGTCAACGGCCGTCTCGACGGCGACCTGGCGCGCCAACTGGGCGGCCTGCTTGCCTGGCTGGACGGGGCCGACATGCCGATCGCCAGCGGCCGCGATGCCCTTCGTTCGCTCGAACTCACCCTGGCGATGATGCAGTCGGCGCAGAGCGGCGAAATCGTGCGTCTCGGCCAGGCGTGA
- a CDS encoding ABC transporter substrate-binding protein yields the protein MFNRRNVLMLGVAAAALATALPAFAQDKPFDGVQLSVLLEGHPTTDAIQRLLPEFKQVTGIDVALEIVPEQDITAKELLEFSSKSGRYDVVQNNIIYLPGFVKSGYVVPLDDFLAKHKENFDRADFVPGYFNTNVVDGKVYGLPVYGESTFVMYRKDLFEQYGLAAPKTFEDIENAAKTISEKTNKQIAGITMRGQQGIQGVYVWAAYLWGFGGSFLDAGGKSALATPEGAAALEAFTKVLKDYGPVGVANFGWEENRLLFQQGKAAITLDATVNGAYNEDPTVSTVVGKVGYVPVPMKSSSPKGGSSSLAVHSMYVSAESKNQEAAALFAAWATAKEQQLKAIETDPNSGVTSLSVLNGEAFGKRYGAFKDGMIAAINAGNPQYLPTVEQANEIINNTGIAVSKALAGTASAVDALKEADEANNAALAR from the coding sequence ATGTTTAACAGACGCAATGTGTTGATGCTTGGCGTGGCCGCGGCCGCGCTTGCCACGGCCCTGCCGGCTTTCGCGCAGGACAAGCCGTTCGACGGGGTGCAACTGTCGGTGCTGCTCGAAGGCCATCCGACGACCGACGCCATCCAGAGGCTGTTGCCGGAATTCAAGCAGGTGACCGGCATCGACGTGGCGCTCGAAATCGTACCCGAGCAAGACATCACGGCCAAGGAATTGCTGGAATTCTCCTCCAAGTCCGGCCGCTATGACGTCGTCCAGAACAACATCATCTACCTGCCGGGTTTCGTGAAGTCGGGCTATGTCGTGCCGCTCGACGATTTCCTGGCCAAGCACAAGGAGAATTTCGACAGGGCCGATTTCGTGCCCGGCTATTTCAACACCAACGTGGTCGACGGCAAGGTCTACGGGCTGCCGGTCTACGGCGAGAGCACCTTTGTCATGTACCGCAAGGATCTGTTCGAACAGTACGGACTTGCGGCGCCGAAGACGTTCGAGGACATCGAGAATGCTGCCAAGACGATCTCCGAAAAAACCAACAAGCAGATCGCCGGCATCACCATGCGCGGCCAGCAAGGCATCCAGGGCGTCTATGTCTGGGCCGCCTATCTGTGGGGTTTTGGCGGCTCGTTCCTCGACGCCGGCGGCAAGTCGGCGCTGGCGACGCCGGAGGGTGCCGCCGCACTTGAAGCCTTCACCAAGGTGCTGAAGGATTACGGTCCGGTTGGTGTCGCCAATTTCGGCTGGGAAGAAAACCGACTGCTGTTCCAGCAAGGCAAGGCGGCGATCACCCTCGATGCCACCGTCAACGGCGCCTACAACGAGGATCCCACCGTCTCCACGGTCGTCGGCAAGGTCGGCTATGTGCCGGTGCCGATGAAATCCTCCTCGCCCAAGGGCGGCTCGTCCTCGCTCGCCGTGCACTCGATGTATGTCTCGGCCGAATCCAAGAATCAGGAAGCGGCTGCTTTGTTCGCCGCCTGGGCGACCGCCAAGGAGCAGCAGCTGAAGGCGATCGAAACCGATCCGAATTCCGGGGTGACCTCGCTTTCGGTGCTGAACGGCGAGGCATTCGGCAAGCGCTACGGCGCCTTCAAGGACGGCATGATCGCCGCAATCAATGCCGGCAATCCGCAATACCTGCCGACGGTCGAGCAGGCCAACGAGATCATCAACAACACCGGCATCGCTGTCTCCAAGGCGCTTGCCGGCACGGCCAGTGCCGTCGATGCCTTGAAGGAGGCGGACGAGGCCAACAACGCCGCGCTCGCCCGATAA
- a CDS encoding carbohydrate ABC transporter permease: MATAASDPTRHFFQPIIVCLTVASVALTLFVIWISLHDLSLMRAGREKFVGLDNYLRFFGDPRAMAALWRTVLFTTLATVIEIALGLAVVLFLDRDFAMKRLVRTLLLVPIIMTPVVVGLTWRFLFDPATGMANYLLSLAGISQVDWLGSPQLALFSVLIADIWQWTPFVILLVMAALESALTDPLNAARVDGAREWQVTWYVLLPMLRRALAIVALIRAIDSIKAFDLFYIMTRGGPALSTETLNYYGYIVAFTNFDISYALAIAVILTIFTNVALLTMYSVLFPKAGER, from the coding sequence GTGGCGACAGCAGCATCGGATCCGACCAGGCATTTCTTCCAGCCGATCATCGTCTGCCTGACCGTGGCTTCGGTCGCGCTGACGCTGTTCGTGATCTGGATTTCTTTGCACGATCTGTCGCTGATGCGCGCCGGACGGGAAAAGTTCGTCGGCCTCGACAATTACCTGCGCTTCTTCGGCGATCCGCGCGCCATGGCGGCGCTGTGGCGCACGGTGCTGTTCACGACGCTGGCGACGGTGATCGAGATCGCGCTCGGGCTTGCCGTCGTGCTTTTCCTCGACCGCGACTTCGCCATGAAACGGCTGGTGAGGACGCTGCTTCTGGTGCCGATCATCATGACGCCGGTGGTCGTCGGGCTGACCTGGCGCTTCCTGTTCGATCCCGCCACCGGTATGGCGAACTATCTTCTGTCACTGGCCGGCATATCCCAGGTCGACTGGCTGGGCAGTCCTCAACTGGCGCTGTTTTCGGTGCTGATCGCCGACATCTGGCAGTGGACGCCCTTCGTCATCCTCTTGGTGATGGCGGCACTGGAATCGGCACTCACCGATCCGCTGAACGCCGCCCGCGTCGACGGCGCGCGCGAATGGCAGGTGACCTGGTATGTGCTGCTGCCGATGCTGCGCCGGGCGCTCGCCATCGTCGCGCTGATCCGGGCGATCGACAGCATCAAGGCCTTCGACCTGTTCTACATCATGACGCGCGGCGGGCCGGCGCTTTCGACCGAGACGCTGAACTATTACGGCTACATCGTCGCCTTCACCAATTTCGACATTTCCTACGCGCTCGCCATCGCCGTCATCCTGACCATCTTCACCAATGTCGCGCTCCTGACCATGTACAGCGTGCTGTTTCCGAAAGCGGGAGAGCGCTGA
- a CDS encoding carbohydrate ABC transporter permease, whose protein sequence is MGRRTVFYVGLLMLLLAVLFPLYWVVVTSFKTTRDAFAIPPVWLFSPTLDNYRTVFANRGFLSAFANSFIISILSSALAVAIGSVAAYGLAQQPGDLRRSKEKFILSLRIAPALLFVIPMYYLATRIGALNQHWLLIAAYAFVNVPFAISLLITFFDDIPKELRDAARVDGAREFSVFWHVYLPAARGGIVATLILCVLFTWNEFFVALVLTGRDTQTLPVSITSFLTFQGIQWGALTAAATLIMLPMIVLGVLVQGQIVRGMTLGSVKG, encoded by the coding sequence ATGGGCCGGCGTACGGTTTTCTATGTCGGGCTGCTCATGCTTTTGCTGGCGGTGCTGTTCCCGCTCTACTGGGTGGTGGTGACTTCGTTCAAGACGACGCGCGACGCCTTCGCCATTCCGCCGGTCTGGCTGTTCAGCCCGACGCTCGACAACTATCGCACTGTGTTCGCCAATCGCGGCTTCCTTAGCGCGTTTGCCAATTCCTTCATCATTTCCATCCTGTCCAGCGCGCTGGCGGTGGCCATCGGCTCGGTCGCCGCCTACGGGTTGGCGCAGCAGCCGGGCGACCTGCGCCGCTCCAAGGAAAAGTTCATCCTCAGCCTGCGCATCGCGCCGGCGCTGCTGTTTGTCATTCCGATGTATTACCTGGCGACCCGAATCGGCGCGCTCAACCAGCACTGGCTGCTGATTGCGGCCTATGCCTTCGTCAATGTGCCGTTCGCCATCTCGCTGCTGATCACCTTCTTCGACGACATCCCGAAGGAGCTGCGCGATGCGGCCCGCGTCGACGGCGCGCGTGAGTTCAGCGTGTTCTGGCATGTCTACCTGCCAGCGGCGCGCGGCGGCATCGTCGCGACGCTGATTCTCTGTGTGCTGTTCACCTGGAACGAGTTCTTCGTCGCCCTGGTGCTGACCGGCCGCGACACGCAGACCCTGCCGGTCTCCATCACCTCGTTCCTGACCTTCCAGGGCATCCAGTGGGGCGCGCTGACCGCCGCCGCCACGCTCATCATGCTGCCGATGATCGTGCTTGGCGTTCTGGTGCAGGGGCAGATCGTGCGCGGCATGACGCTGGGCAGCGTGAAGGGCTGA